A stretch of Gossypium hirsutum isolate 1008001.06 chromosome A06, Gossypium_hirsutum_v2.1, whole genome shotgun sequence DNA encodes these proteins:
- the LOC121230340 gene encoding 39S ribosomal protein L41-A, mitochondrial: MPLGLILGIGRTFRRKRTSSLDILSSKRAPRDYYKGKNCKSTGFHTRKGGYVVMQEKLPNYVVPDLTDFKLKPYVSQCPTEVKTAEAAESAK, encoded by the exons ATGCCACTGGGATTGATATTAGGGATAGGAAGGACGTTTCGAAGGAAGCGTACCTCATCGCTCGATATTCTCTCGTCTAAACGAGCACCAAGAGATTATTACAAGGGGAAAAATTGCAAGTCTACTGGTTTCCACACTCGCAAAG GTGGATATGTTGTGATGCAGGAGAAGTTGCCAAACTATGTGGTTCCTGATTTGACTGACTTCAAG CTCAAACCATATGTATCCCAGTGCCCAACTGAAGTCAAAACCGCAGAGGCTGCTGAATCAGCTAAATAA
- the LOC121230341 gene encoding uncharacterized protein — MRSQNLMATFRRSKGGRRSKAIEGCKKHPKHKQSPGVCSLCLQQKLSQLSFEYSVPRCRIPVTVDSSICSSSSSSSSSSSLSSYYSSASTSASSSPMHSYHLVREGKGNSFPLLLFSGMKRNCGFFSKLLHHHSNTTTMVH; from the coding sequence ATGAGAAGCCAAAATCTAATGGCAACCTTCAGAAGATCAAAGGGTGGAAGACGATCCAAGGCTATTGAAGGATGCAAAAAACACCCAAAACACAAGCAATCACCAGGCGTTTGTTCACTTTGTTTACAACAAAAACTCTCTCAGCTATCGTTTGAATATTCCGTCCCACGATGTCGTATCCCCGTTACAGTTGACTCTTCCATttgttcatcatcatcatcatcatcttcatcttcttcgtTGTCATCTTATTATTCTTCAGCTTCAACTTCTGCTTCTTCTTCTCCTATGCATAGCTACCATTTGGTTAGAGAAGGAAAGGGTAATTCGTTTCCCTTGTTACTGTTCAGTGGAATGAAAAGGAATTGTGGGTTCTTCTCAAAGTTGCTTCATCATCACAGCAACACTACCACCATGGTTCATTAA